A genomic segment from Nicotiana sylvestris chromosome 1, ASM39365v2, whole genome shotgun sequence encodes:
- the LOC138872062 gene encoding spindle pole body component 110-like: MRDHIIGEDYELWDIITDGPLATIKNNAEGVDMLKTRADCTIEDLKNWEKNAKAKKWLVCGLGPDEYSKIQSCTTAKEVWDTLQEIEWKKERAERRSRKKEQDFIDEFEIINNEKEELSTESMILKAKCKNLESRANENESENTELKNQVLELDTSVLELRSENLKLKLGTGKKKADHTHLTLEENLGKMKDELYRKDEQIRVLKEDLGKVNMN, encoded by the exons atgagggatcacatcataggagaagactatgagctTTGGGACATAATCActgatggtcctctagcaactATAAAGAacaatgctgaaggagtggatatGCTTAAGACAAGGGCTGACTGCACTATTGAAGACCTAAAGAACTGGGAGaaaaatgccaaggccaagaaatggcttgtgtgtggactaggtccagatgagtacagtaAAATTCAAAGCTGTACTACTGCTAAGGAAGtttgggacactttgcaa gaaattgagtggaagaaggaaagggctgaacgaaggagcaggaagaaggaacag GATTTCATAGATGAgtttgagataattaacaatgaaaagGAAGAGCTGTCTACGGAATCtatgatcctaaaagccaagtgcaaaaatctagagtctagggctaatgagaatgaaagtgaaaatactgagttaaagaaccaggttcttgaacttgacactagtgtcctagaacttaggtctgagaacttaaaactaaaactAGGAACAGGAAAGAAAAAAGCTGATCACACTcatctcaccctagaagaaaacttaggaaaaatgaaggatgagctaTACAGGAAAGATGAGCAAATAAGAGtactaaaagaagatctagggaaggtaaacATGAACTAg